The DNA region AAGTCCTGATCGGGTCCGGCTTAATTAGGCCTGGGGCGCCGCCGGCGCGGCGACCTTCGGCTTGGGAAGGTCGAGCTTCAAGTGCAGCTCGCGCAGGCGTGCCGTATCGACCGGCGCCGGAGCCTGCATCAGCAGATCCTCGGCCCGCTGGTTCAGCGGGAAGGCGATCACCTCGCGGATGTTCGGCTCGTCGGCCAGCAGCATGACGATGCGGTCGATGCCGGGAGCCGAGCCGCCATGCGGCGGGGCGCCCAGCTTGAACGCGCTCAGCATGCCGCCGAATCGGGCTTCCAGCTCCTCCGGCGGGTAGCCGGCGATCTCGAAGGCCTTGTACATCACTTCCGGCAGATGGTTGCGGATGGCGCCGGACGACAGCTCCACGCCATTGCAGACGATGTCGTACTGGTAGGCCTTGATGTCGAGCGGGTTCATCGTCTCCAAAGCCTTCAGGCCGCCCTGGGGCATGGAGAACGGGTTGTGGCTGAAGATGACCTTGTTGGTCTCTTCATCCATTTCGTACATCGGGAAGTCGACGATCCAGCAGAAGCGGAAGGCGTTCTTCTCGATCAGGTCCAGTTCCTCGCCGATGCGGGTGCGGGCGAAGCCGGCCAGCTTGGCCGCCGGGCCGGGCTGGTCGCAGACGAAGAAGATCGCATCGCCGTCTTCCATGCCGGCCAGCTCGCGCAGTTGGGCTTGCGCCGCCTCCGGCACGAACTTGGCGATCGGCCCCTTGCCGCCGCCCGCTTCCATAACGATGTAGCCGAGGCCGGGAGCGCCTAGTCCGCGCGCCCAGTCGTTCAGCTTGTCGAAGAAGCTGCGCGGACGGTCGGAGACCTTCGGGGCGCGGATGGCGCGGACGACGCCGCCCTTCTCCAGCGTCTGCTTGAAGGCGCGGAACTCGACGTCGTCGCGCTTGAACACCTCGGTCACGTCTGTGATGACGAGCGGGTTGCGCAGGTCCGGCTTGTCGTTGCCGTACTTCAGCATCGATTCGGCGAAGGAGATGCGGCGGAACGGCAGTTGGTCGATCGCCGGCTTCGAGTCGCGGCGGAAGCCGCCGAACTCGTCGAAGATGCCGTGCAGCACCGGCTCGATCGCGGCGAAGACGTCTTCCTGGGTGACGAACGACATCTCGAAGTCGAGCTGGTAGAACTCGCCCGGGCTGCGGTCGGCACGCGCATCCTCGTCGCGGAAGCAGGGGGCGATCTGGAAGTAGCGGTCGAAGCCGGCCACCATCAGCAGCTGCTTGAACTGCTGCGGCGCCTGCGGCAGCGCGTAGAACTTGCCGGGATGGTTGCGGCTCGGCACCAGATAGTCGCGGGCACCTTCCGGCGAGGAGGCGGTGAGGATCGGCGTCTGGAACTCGGTGAAGCCCTGGTCGATCATGCGGCGGCGCGCCGAGGCGATCACGCGCGAGCGCAGCATGATGTTCTCGTGGATGCGCTCGCGGCGCAGGTCGAGGAAGCGGTAGCGCAGGCGCACATCCTCGCCGGCGTCGGTGTCCTGGTTGACCTGCAGCGGGATCTGCTCCGCCTCGCCCTCGACCGTCAACTCGGCGATCTGTAGTTCGATGCGGCCGGTGGGCAGCCTGTCGTTGATGGTCTCGGCGGTGCGCTTGACCACCTTGCCGGTGACGGTGACGACCGATTCGAGCTTCAGCCGGTTCGCGACCTCGAAGGCCGGATTGGAGGTATCGACCACGCACTGCGTCAGGCCGTAATGGTCGCGCAGGTCGATGAACAGCAGCTGTCCATGGTCGCGCTTCCGGTTCATCCAGCCCGACAGGCGGACGGTCTCACCGGCATTCTCTTCACGAAGCTGGCCGCAGGTGTGCGTGCGGTAGGGGTGCATGGGTCGAAACACCTTGAAAAGGTCGGATTCCGGCGAAAAAAACGGTTCGACACACCAC from Azospirillum thiophilum includes:
- the aspS gene encoding aspartate--tRNA ligase, with the protein product MHPYRTHTCGQLREENAGETVRLSGWMNRKRDHGQLLFIDLRDHYGLTQCVVDTSNPAFEVANRLKLESVVTVTGKVVKRTAETINDRLPTGRIELQIAELTVEGEAEQIPLQVNQDTDAGEDVRLRYRFLDLRRERIHENIMLRSRVIASARRRMIDQGFTEFQTPILTASSPEGARDYLVPSRNHPGKFYALPQAPQQFKQLLMVAGFDRYFQIAPCFRDEDARADRSPGEFYQLDFEMSFVTQEDVFAAIEPVLHGIFDEFGGFRRDSKPAIDQLPFRRISFAESMLKYGNDKPDLRNPLVITDVTEVFKRDDVEFRAFKQTLEKGGVVRAIRAPKVSDRPRSFFDKLNDWARGLGAPGLGYIVMEAGGGKGPIAKFVPEAAQAQLRELAGMEDGDAIFFVCDQPGPAAKLAGFARTRIGEELDLIEKNAFRFCWIVDFPMYEMDEETNKVIFSHNPFSMPQGGLKALETMNPLDIKAYQYDIVCNGVELSSGAIRNHLPEVMYKAFEIAGYPPEELEARFGGMLSAFKLGAPPHGGSAPGIDRIVMLLADEPNIREVIAFPLNQRAEDLLMQAPAPVDTARLRELHLKLDLPKPKVAAPAAPQA